A genomic window from Anthonomus grandis grandis chromosome 2, icAntGran1.3, whole genome shotgun sequence includes:
- the LOC126747451 gene encoding uncharacterized protein LOC126747451 has product MGAKKFRKHKAKPRPKVVINYPPVPTRKWIPPDQRKKPPKAEPKYVKPEGISQKLAISTLKKVWNKFDVYGDAGIIVGHFSQLHKRFTFKSNGYQGSCNSAMACIYSQLFKMAQWTPYFLDEILLRGDELYIRSTQQGDKCLIEVPPEKMYTSFFYGNQKITLFVSPEARVTQELTSASEEKAKEILESTIKDFLTGHPSGIFYIKEKYAAIWVQENVYYFFDPEEHDEFGNLWKGHPGLGVSFLGRFKKLSAMIDYLFKNFPAAKEAYVQFHAIPCGIARIVNVNTKPPETFEDLAPQDVVFTQIIEEPPPPPNIQQDNLEHYVEEDKKEEDEEKITYVKVLEISPYVNKSLPEDNRPSFIPEGGVDKSDSCRYPIPIPTYLKGEHARLTYYTEIVAQKVGILRGSTCQTNPNFSKYLGRQSMGNALSALIMLRICKSKHWVPKIVDTILKYGETLYRDAMLSIPRTHTLRLINFPEKIEYEGKKFTPVIDEYALVGQMQTQDYDVLDLGPALEEFLTDHDACIVLGPLVLAIWVEDGMFYMFDPNERDSDGKAIIRQAIVGSNIVNLDPAQGVACVVWCKELQDLVNLYVNNTEKSKRDQRFFLSKVLIEDYVEVSEDWYNFKGIEINKWILRGTFCQGSYRFPPDSRNTQGTANALVSLAMALLFGEEEWSSDTVDEILMSGDAFYRKSVEYLQEKGLFNNYHLMLSELNGKHHVRDKEAHFDLEECIVNGLVYAKNKNDLFNLLKGMDHFFQDNEYGVLTTRDISLPIWKKKEAYYYLDPYSRDDKGVSIGYGTSCAIRCLQLEDMAKAIEANLDPNEEDFFNITKVKIILYEAGAEGTIKPPLNNYTALTETSAILRSWISDESDKYEIRKGRQTVPMCLMGLSFNRLKPSSEWTKNDLDIILDKGDDLYVKSMIEAQQLLDSEREPAEEAEEAETSEGANKAGGDAKAGIKPSPSTPPPKQEIKEGKGEGEEAERGEEEEDLSFREEEEEEEEPPEVEIKITSENVKPELNVGPNVISLEFDTIAEGNIKESLKDSLRSHFEAEQTDDNFNQEALLETKHYVVALWRDDKAFYLFDSKPRDKNGEVIGREDWDPEPSTPEPEPEEEEEEGAEEEESEKEDTIGNDTEDDIDDEENLSPGFLNNEDIDEEMVDEEEEIEEEQQPEQFEEEVEEEEPEVPSRPKKSPSYWMEQEKTGRACTVWFTNLEDLVEFVYNNIPVKDRLKGDFTLKAVTVSNNLKTKNKYNVEDEMPDAYAGDWYDFKELESGVWILRGTLDLYHDLFPISNRGKQGLTASIVALAIVHLFEVICFTETTPDSISVYGDKLFTFLKRQRKKWLRDDPNTNLKPDEIDWLVEHEELEITDIPTKICISKFMADVEIEPDFITGDIKAQDFEELLDVKRGLEKFFESAKYGVLYAKGLYVAVWRGQKMYYMADGMKRGPNGIQSTIGSGCIMRFLDLEKLTTVFLKNLPILGKSEFTIHKINLSRNLCPRAREPKCVMPVPKAVPRAAGLKLVLPGKKIIRGSISQEDPRFGKGPNVMSAPIAVVALTMSLIHKPETWARPIIDDIVVLGSELYEDSVNELGFDFNPWEDTLDIYRVKRDYKLGVVKANCELRPTDQRGYIDNKESGMQNLRQGMERFFEENTHGILVTEPLVLGFWEQKQDDEETFIYIFDPNPRSSTGMPLFSGTACALSFINAKMASDHVIGCIMDPLARLGEFVLVPVEIVVGNMRTHKKPVMDKSPTRSSINTLPRCSKLVASEQKRKLRKLAEEERKRKEAKKQQMIGRNGYHLKGTEAILRGYKSQNSVYYDPESRNKQDIPNCIASVVMHSVLSIEDWNYRHIDLILDTGDQLYIDSYIAYGPTDPKLGMENIVRKFFMGTLEVHVTIYKPIITEVFTTSKLTMVLEAFFQQETVCVLNFSQLWVSVFFKGGFFYLFDPHERDMEGNIPKSGQEGTAVVVRFDNINAMALKIINNLGGNTDQTETFSLWIISVESK; this is encoded by the exons atggG TGCGAAAAAGTTTCGAAAACACAAGGCAAAACCTCGTCCCAAGGTTGTAATAAACTACCCCCCAGTACCCACTAGAAAATGGATTCCACCCGATCAAAGGAAAAAACCACCAAAAGCGGAACCCAAATACGTAAAACCCGAAGGTATTTCGCAAAAATTGGCGATTTCTACGTTGAAAAAAGTGTGGAATAAGTTTGACGTTTATGGGGATGCGGGCATTATTGTCGGGCATTTTAGTCAACTTCATAAGAGATTTACCTTTAAGTCGAACGGATACCAAG GATCTTGCAACTCGGCAATGGCCTGCATCTATtcgcaattatttaaaatggccCAATGGACCCCATACTTCTTAGATGAAATCCTACTACGTGGCGATGAACTGTATATACGAAGTACACAACAAGGGGATAAATGTCTTATAGAAGTACCACCGGAAAAGATGTATACCTCCTTCTTTTATGGTAATCAGAAGATTACCTTATTCGTGAGTCCCGAAGCAAGAGTTACTCAGGAACTAACCTCAGCGTCCGAAGAAAAAGCTAAAGAAATCCTAGAAAGTACCATTAAAGACTTTTTAACTGGTCATCCCTcaggtatattttatataaaagaaaaatatgcgGCCATATGGGTGCAAGAGAACGTTTATTACTTCTTCGATCCCGAGGAACACGATGAGTTTGGCAATCTCTGGAAAGGACACCCAG gTCTAGGAGTTTCATTTCTAGGGCGTTTCAAGAAACTGTCAGCCATgatagattatttatttaaaaactttcctGCAGCAAAAGAGGCTTACGTCCAATTTCATGCGATTCCCTGTGGCATTGCAAGAATTGTCAATGTCAACACTAAACCTCCGGAAACGTTTGAAGATTTAGCCCCACAGGACGTTGTATTTACGCAGATCATCGAAGAAC ctcCTCCACCCCCAAATATACAACAAGATAACTTGGAGCATTACGtagaagaagacaaaaaagagGAGGATGAGGAGAAGATTACATATGTCAAGGTTTTGGAGATTTCTCCATATGTGAATAAAAGCCTTCCAGAAGACAACAGACCTTCGTTCATACCAGAAGGTGGTGTGGATAAAAGTGACTCCTGTAGGTACCCAATCCCTATACCTACATATCTTAAGGGAGAACATGCGAGACTTACGTATTATACTG AAATTGTTGCCCAAAAAGTTGGCATACTACGTGGCAGTACCTGTCAAACTAACCCAAACTTCTCCAAATATTTGGGAAGGCAAAGTATGGGAAACGCTCTATCGGCCCTAATAATGTTAAGGATCTGTAAGTCGAAACACTGGGTGCCAAAAATCGTGGATACTATCCTGAAATACGGTGAAACTTTATACAg agATGCAATGTTGAGCATACCTCGCACTCACACCCTCCGACTGATTAATTTCCCCGAAAAAATCGAATACGAGGGCAAAAAATTCACCCCCGTAATTGACGAATACGCGTTAGTGGGTCAAATGCAGACGCAGGACTATGATGTCTTAGATTTAGGTCCTGCTCTCGAGGAATTTTTGACCGATCATGATGCCTGCATCGTTTTGGGACCCCTGGTGTTGGCCATATGGGTGGAGGATGGCATGTTTTATATGTTTGATCCTAACGAGCGGGATTCTGATGGAAAAG CAATAATCCGTCAAGCGATCGTAGGATCAAACATCGTAAATCTCGATCCAGCCCAAGGAGTTGCTTGTGTAGTCTGGTGCAAGGAATTACAAGATCTGGTTAATCTTTACGTGAATAACACCGAGAAATCTAAAAGAGATCAGCGGTTCTTTTTGAGTAAAGTTCTTATCGAAGATTACGTTGAAGTAAGCGAGGACTGGTATAATTTTAAAG GAATTGAAATTAACAAGTGGATATTACGAGGTACGTTTTGCCAAGGCAGTTATAGATTTCCTCCAGACTCTAGAAACACTCAAGGAACTGCTAATGCGTTAGTTTCTCTGGCAATGGCTTTGCTCTTTGGCGAAGAAGAATGGTCAAGTGATACTGTTGATGAA atattaatgtCTGGAGATGCTTTTTATAGGAAATCAGTTGAATATCTACAGGAAAAGGGATTATTTAACAACTACCATTTAATGCTATCTGAGTTAAATGGCAAGCATCATGTTAGAGATAAAGAAGCTCATTTTGATCTAGAGGAATGTATTGTCAATGGGTTGGTTTacgctaaaaataaaaatgatttatttaatcttcTAAAA GGGATGGACCACTTCTTTCAAGATAATGAATATGGAGTTCTCACTACGCGAGACATTTCCTTAcctatttggaaaaaaaaggaaGCCTATTATTATCTTGACCCATATAGTAGGGACGACAAAGGAGTCTCTATAG gTTATGGAACATCTTGTGCAATCCGCTGTTTACAACTTGAAGACATGGCAAAAGCAATCGAAGCCAACTTAGATCCAAACGAAGAAGATTTCTTCAATATCACCAAAGTTAAAATCATCCTCTACGAAGCGGGTGCTGAGGGGACAATTAAGCCGCCATTAAATAACTACACGGCCCTGACGGAAACCTCCGCGATCTTACGCAGCTGGATAAGCGACGAAAGTGATAAATACGAAATCAGAAAAGGACGACAAACTGTTCCCATGTGCCTTATGGGTCTCAGCTTTAATCGGTTAAAGCCTTCTTCTGAGTGGACTAAAAATGATTTGGATATTATTTTGGATAAAG GCGATGACCTTTACGTAAAATCAATGATCGAGGCACAGCAATTACTAGACTCTGAACGTGAACCAGCTGAAGAAGCAGAAGAAGCCGAGACTTCAGAAGGTGCTAATAAAGCTGGAGGAGATGCGAAAGCCGGTATTAAACCCTCGCCTTCAACGCCACCCCCTAAACAAGAGATTAAAGAAGGAAAAGGTGAAGGAGAGGAAGCGGAAcgaggagaagaagaagaagacttGAGCTTTAGAGAGGAggaggaggaagaagaagaaccGCCTGAGGTTGAGATAAAAATAACTTCAGAGAATGTGAAACCTGAACTTAACGTCGGGCCTAATGTAATCAGTTTAGAGTTTGATACTATAGCCGAGg GTAATATTAAGGAATCTCTCAAGGATTCTTTAAGGAGCCATTTTGAAGCAGAACAGACAGATGACAACTTTAATCAGGAAGCCTTATTAGAAACTAAGCATTACGTTGTGGCATTATGGAGGGACGACAAGGCATTTTACTTGTTTGATTCAAAGCCAAGGGATAAAAATGGAGAAGTTATTG ggcGAGAAGATTGGGATCCAGAGCCATCTACCCCGGAACCAGAGCcggaagaagaggaagaagaaggaGCAGAGGAAGAAGAATCTGAAAAAGAAGATACCATAGGTAATGATACCGAGGACGATATTGATGACGAAGAAAATCTGTCACCTGGGTTTTTAAATAATGAGGATATTGATGAAGAGATGGTTGACGAGGAAGAAGAAATTGA agaGGAGCAACAACCAGAACAATTTGAAGAGGAGGTAGAAGAGGAGGAACCAGAAGTACCATCGCGTCCAAAAAAATCACCTTCCTATTGGATGGAACAGGAAAAAACTGGTCGAGCATGCACCGTTTGGTTTACAAACTTAGAGGACCTCGTGGAGTTTGTATATAACAATATTCCTGTTAAAGACAGGCTGAAGGGTGATTTTACATTGAAAGCGGTCACAGTTTCTAATAACCTAAAGACAAAAAATAAGTACAATGTCGAGGATGAAATGCCTGATGCTTATGCTGGAGACTGGTACGATTTTAAGGAACTTGAGTCTGGAGTATGGATATTGAGAG GAACCTTGGACCTCTACCATGACCTCTTCCCGATTTCCAACAGAGGCAAACAAGGCTTGACCGCGAGCATAGTTGCCTTAGCTATCGTTCACTTATTCGAGGTGATTTGCTTCACAGAAACCACTCCCGATAGTATATCGGTTTACGGCGATAAGCTTTTCACCTTTTTAAaaagacaaagaaaaaaatggctTCGAGATGATCCGAATACGAACTTAAAACCCGACGAAATCGACTGGCTGGTGGAACACGAAGAGCTGGAAATAACCGACATACCGACGAAAATTTGTATATCCAAGTTTATGGCGGATGTAGAGATCGAACCCGATTTTATTACTGGTGATATAAAAGCGCAAGATTTCGAAGAACTCCTGGATGTGAAACGAGGATTGGAGAAGTTTTTTGAGTCTGCCAAGTACGGAGTGCTTTATGCTAAAGGGCTCTATGTTGCAGTATGGCGAGGACAAAAAATGTACTATATGGCTGACGGAATGAAGCGAGGACCTAATG GTATCCAATCAACTATCGGATCCGGATGCATAATGAGATTTCTAGACTTGGAAAAACTCACCACGGTATTTCTGAAAAACCTTCCTATACTGGGCAAAAGTGAATTTACCAtccacaaaataaatttatcaagaaacctGTGTCCTAGAGCCAGAGAACCGAAATGTGTCATGCCGGTACCCAAAGCGGTTCCTAGAGCAGCTGGCCTAAAACTGGTTCTACCGGGAAAGAAAATCATAAGAGGCAGCATTAGCCAGGAAGATCCGCGATTTGGAAAAGGACCGAATGTGATGAGCGCTCCGATAGCTGTGGTCGCATTAACCATGTCGCTTATACATAAACCAGAAACGTGGGCCAGACCTATTATTGATGATATTGTGGTTTTGGGATCTGAACTGTACGAGGATAGCGTCAACGAGCTCGGTTTTGATTTTAATCCTTGGGAAGACACCCtggatatatacagggtgaaaagGGATTATAAGTTAGGAGTGGTAAAGGCGAATTGCGAATTGAGACCTACCGATCAACGGGGTTACATTGATAATAAGGAATCTGGAATGCAGAATTTAAGACAAG GTATGGAACGATTCTTTGAAGAAAACACCCACGGCATATTAGTGACAGAGCCCTTAGTTCTTGGCTTTTGGGAACAAAAACAGGACGATGAAGAAACCTTCATATACATATTCGATCCCAATCCGAGAAGTTCAACGGGAATGCCCCTTTTTAGCGGAACAGCTTGTGCACTTTCATTTATTAATGCGAAAATGGCATCTGATCATGTTATTG gttgTATTATGGATCCGTTAGCTCGCCTAGGAGAATTCGTACTGGTTCCAGTAGAAATTGTGGTGGGAAATATGAGAACTCATAAGAAACCTGTAATGGATAAATCGCCAACCAGAAGCAGCATAAACACTTTACCACGGTGCTCGAAACTGGTTGCGTCAGAGCAAAAACGGAAATTACGGAAATTG GCTGAAGAAGAACGAAAACGcaaagaagccaaaaagcaACAAATGATCGGCAGGAATGGTTACCATTTGAAAGGGACAGAAGCCATTTTACGTGGTTATAAGAGTCAGAATTCCGTATATTACGATCCGGAGTCTAGGAATAAGCAGGATATTCCCAACTGTATTGCATCAG
- the LOC126747530 gene encoding transcription factor Adf-1-like, translating into MDIERLIEEVRKFPVLYDQKHGKYRNTEYKERVWKQIATDLQVKGGVEECKKKWTSVRDQLRKTLQKRKTSSGQAAVRQHKYKYEDLLMFLLPHIAERETISNVLYNPEGEEGEHESTLKESQDEDSNIQDFAQKNSGNEEPITENQDSETQSGITAQSSQMPPAGSSLSSNNKNKFVRPPLKRKFQHERHLQQSPSSQLMTYILAEKEAEKVANKRSREREEQHPVDAFLAGIAPALKSLHPILFNQAKGSIFSIVQEFELKQLTNNSYPQNQYIPPISPASSSLTVPTPEPSPVQSLSSPTYFEF; encoded by the exons ATGGACATAGAGAGGTTAATAGAAGAAGTACGAAAATTTCCTGTACTTTACGATCAAAAACATGGGAAATATAGGAATACTGAATATAAGGAACGAGTTTGGAAACAAATTGCAACAGACTTGCAAGTTAAAG GTGGAGTCGAGGAATGCAAGAAAAAGTGGACATCAGTTCGTGATCAGCTACGGAAGACTTTGCAGAAAAGGAAAACCAGCTCAGGACAAGCTGCTGTGCGTCAGCACAAATATAAGTACGAAGACCTCTTAATGTTCTTGCTACCCCACATTGCAGAACGAGAGACAATTTCCAATGTTCTATATAATCCCGAAGGAGAGGAGGGTGAACATGAATCTACTTTAAAAGAATCTCAAGACGAGGATTCTAATATTCAAGATTTTGCGCAAAAAAATAGTGGAAATGAGGAACCTATAACTGAAAATCAGGACAGTGAAACACAAAGTGGAATAACTGCTCAGTCTTCGCAAATGCCCCCGGCAGGGTCCTCCCTCTCttccaataataaaaacaaatttgtaaGGCCGCCGTTAAAACGAAAATTTCAGCATGAGCGCCATCTACAACAATCACCGTCAAGCCAGCTCATGACTTATATTTTAGCAGAAAAAGAAGCTGAAAAAGTAGCTAATAAACGTTCAAGAGAGAGGGAAGAGCAACATCCGGTTGATGCTTTTTTAGCGGGTATAGCACCAGCCCTTAAATCGCTGCATCCGATACTTTTTAATCAGGCGAAAGGAAGCATTTTTTCAATTGTACAAGAGTTTGAATTAAAGCAACTCACAAATAATAGTTACCCTCAGAATCAGTATATTCCTCCGATTTCGCCAGCATCTTCGTCGCTAACTGTTCCAACGCCAGAACCTTCACCTGTACAATCATTGTCTAGTCCTACATACTTTGAATTTTAG
- the LOC126747532 gene encoding uncharacterized protein LOC126747532, with translation MFSSFRNSDLGMIALMIALALEEEENETRMRKPSNRNIWVHSAWKTRSLQGEFRTLFPLLIDDETKFYEYFRMTQFTFHQLLNKLEAELKKNDTFWRPSISPTQRLAVFLRFLATGDSFKTISFSYRLGKSTVASIIHDTSKAIINVLLDEVMPVSKENEWNAIAEEFWRKWQFPNCIGAIDGKHVVIQAPKNSGSLY, from the exons atgtTTAGTAGTTTTCGAAATAGTGACTTGGGCATGATAGCCCTTATGATAGCCCTTGCTTTAGAGGAGGAAGAGAATGAAACAAGAATGAGAAAGCCAAGTAACAGAAATATATGGGTTCACAGTGCATGGAAGACAAGATCTCTACAAGGGGAGTTTCGAACGCTATTCCCTCTTCTCATCGATGATGAGACAAAATTTTACGAGTATTTCAGGATGACACAGTTTACATTCCATCAACTACTAAACAAACTTGAagcagaattgaaaaaaaatgatactttTTGGAGACCATCAATTTCTCCCACACAACGCCTGGCTGTATttttaag ATTCCTTGCTACAGGAGATTCTTTCAAAACCATTTCCTTTAGCTACAGGCTGGGAAAATCAACAGTTGCATCCATTATCCATGACACCTCTAAAGCAATAATCAATGTTTTGTTAGATGAGGTTATGCCTGTATCGAAAGAAAATGAATGGAATGCTATAGCGGAAGAATTTTGGAGAAAATGGCAGTTTCCAAATTGCATCGGGGCCATAGATGGGAAGCATGTTGTAATACAAGCTCCAAAAAACTCAGGAAGTCTTTATTGA